The Megalobrama amblycephala isolate DHTTF-2021 linkage group LG8, ASM1881202v1, whole genome shotgun sequence region cggcgtgttacctcatactcatgaccagaaaagTGGAAGCAGCAcaggcgactgtggcataataaaagttccactgctcgcggcgtgtgttgcacaatcgctccagtggcctcgttcagctccaacaacacttggtcctgctctgcttcatactacagtaatgttaataatcgcatccatgaacatgatttcttcccgagtcctatcccaattgttttccactggctgtgaggtgaagaccacatgtcccaagattccgcactcaaacttggtgtcatcaagctacgcttttgttttgaataggtctCTAGCAACCTCTAGCAGAAAGAAAATCTtatatattgcacctttaaatgcttcTCATGCTTTAGCACAATATGAACTTAtcaatgtttgtgtgtgtttttgtttcacAGGATGGATGACATCCAGTTATGTAAAGAAATTACAAGACTGAAGAAAGAGCTTCAAAAGCTTCTGTCTATCCCAGGTGAGATCTGGGAATGCCTCTGGTATATACtgtattacataaaaaaattacacataAGGTGCACATTTACAGTACTGATATAAAAGTCCCATTCACTGTGTACTGaagttactgttaaaattagAGACCTCTCTCTATTGAATTGTTTTACAATTTTCTAAAAGTAGCACAACAAGAAAACATGCACTCCTAATTAAGCCACTAAATTCCAACCTCGTTTtgcatacattttgttttttcttttagaGAAAGAAGTGCCCCAGCCTTAGTAAACATGACAATGAAAGCTGTTGCttggtaaaaaataaattaattaattaattaaatccaTTTTCAGATAATGACAAGTCTAATGAAGATAAACAGAAGGAGGAAGAGCTTCTGAAACAGATTCATAAATTAGTGGAGACCAGAGACTTCCTGGTAGATGACGTGGAGTTTGAGCGCCTCAGGTGAGCCAATTTCAGCATGCTGGAAAATGATGGAAGCTGACACACAATTCATTTGCACCCTTTATTAAATCTCTGACTGAGCTCAATCCCGAGGCTGACAGGATTCTGTCTAAGgcctgagggaaaaaaaaaacattactcaCACTCTAAATACAGAAGTAATAggattttatttgtaataaagcCATGCTGCTGTGATTTCAGAAATAGAATTCTCGAAAATTCTGCTCAGTGCTTGGTGCCTGCAAATTTTGTGATTGACTCTGGATTTTAAATCCAgtgtttatatgtttatgttttgCCTTGTCTATAATAATGGCATTATATAGACATAACTTAAAGGCAGCTGACCCCAAAAATGCTTCAAAGAtttattgttttcttttcaTGTATTCTTTCAGTTTTAATACattcttattatcagtgttagAGAACAATTACTATATTGCAGCTCCATTTTAAGAAATATCAGCTGAGGAAAGATTGAACAGCATTGGATGTATTTTTAGTCCAGCTGATGTTAAAGACGCAGTGAACATCCTGTTGCTGACACTGTGTAGGTCAATTACCATCCATTTCTGAAAGGCTTGAATAGAAGTCATGGAACATGTTTACTTTCCACTGAGCagaagtctttttttttaaaccagcaGAATACTATGAATAAGCAAAATGCaaatatgaattaattaatgttatatttttagaaTACATTTCCCAGCAATAATATCAAACCTTGAACTAACTGAAGGACATGAAGACCATGCATAAACAGCAAATGAAAGTCAGTCCTCCAATAATGCTTTGCACCGTAATCATCATTGTTACCTCTACTATACAGGGAACGGGAGGAGGACAAAGAGATGGCTGAGTTTCTAAAGTCCAAATTACCAAAAGGCTCTCAATCCAAGagtaagtctttttttttatggttggTTGAACAAAGtaatatttatgattttaatgtttgtgCATAATATATGCTGACAACAACTTATTACTCAGTAAGCTATCAAGGTTTAATACACATACCGGTGGGACTTTCTAATAATTTATCGTTGGccatgttttaaatatttcaaatggCTTAGCCCCTTACACAATAGCATTTAGATAACTAAACATCTCAGgcacaatacaaataaaataagtataaaaatattaaaaacaaaaatatgaaatattatcgtcaaatacataaatgtcacagacacgtcaggttccaccatCCACCAACCACAGCGCACTCAATCACCCGAGTACTGATCAccgtcacctgcacctcatcatcactgcaatcaccagcaccatATAAgacccacactcacacacagtctttgtccggtctcgtttgcactacaacgtctgtatgcttaccttaaggactccaaacgccatacttacctgttccagtcgtctcctccatctccttcatctcctgttctcctcgtgtgcctacctgcctgtgtgtgtgagtgtctccgccatCATCCTCCAACGCCGATCTCCATCCGCATCTGAAACACACCATAAGGACAGTATCACATTCTCTTCACCATTCAAGAACTGCTTTATCACTCCTCCATAACCATTTGCTCTGCTGTTTCAACAATAAACCTACCTGTGTTGCTTTTACGTCTGCCTCcatgtctctgttgtaacagaagaccggaccataacaacaGTCAACAGCATGAGCACCAACGACCCTtttcaagagctcgtggacgcaTTGCACCGAGCACTCACCCCACAACCATCCTCACCGTCTTCCACCAACGCTGCAGCTTCACCGCTCCTTCTCCAGCgttcaccgccagtcccatggccaaaccggcgccctactcaggatcggcggaggaatgcagcggatttcttctccaatgcgaactggtcctggagatgcagccgcacctctacCCCACGACACGGCTAAAATCGCGTTCATCATCTCACAACTGCAAGGTAAGGGCTGATTCTCTGTGGACTCAGAAAGGCTCTGTGGTGAAATCATATCcggcgttcgtctctcacttccgtgagGTCTTCGGAAAGCCTCTATCGGATTCAtcgactggtgagaaactttataatctaaaaCAAGGAAATAACTCTGGTAAcgaatatgccttgcagttcagaacgctagccgccaccagcggatggaatgaacaagccctcatcaccacctTTCGCTAAGGACTGGAGCCTaatgtgcggctgcatctcgctgcatacgaggactccataggactcgaacgcttcatccaactcgccatccgcgtgggttcttgtatgcagtcgtgtctcctcgagcaccagggccagtcactCTCGAACatcctcctccgtcggtccgaacccgtcagctctccagaaccagccagcgaACCCATACGAATTGATCATTCACGTCTCACTACAACggaaagacagagaaggctgaccctgaatttaTGCTTGTATTGTGGATCTCCGGGGCATGtcatctccacatgcccaacccgtcctcctcggcccgtggtgagtgcgATAATTCCctccaattaaaaaaatgaaaccactcactactattgtaaaccttactgctgcaaatgcctctattccagtggtggcgctcctcaacttagggtcagcaggaaacttcatctccggcgccctctgtcgaCAACTCAAGCTCAAGACCTCCCCGTCTCCGACTAactatcaaatccactccatcacgggcaaacccctgagccgtaagacaATTCGTCACTGTGTGGGACCACTTCAACTTCGTGTGGGGATTCTTCATAAAGAAaacatccatctgctggttctggaggagtccaccgctgacgtggttctagggcgcccatGGCTTGAGCAACACAgtcccaccatctcctggcgcacgggcgaagtcctgaagtggggcgaccactgtTTCCTCAATTGCTTCCCAGCACTTCCTGTTCTGAACTCTCCACTCTCCAAGACTCTCTCCATCAacgccacgtccatcgaaagtcctGTAGAGAAGCGCTCCGTGGAAGTTCCCccggactacgcccccttcagtgacgtcttctgcccgcaacgcgcctccaagctacctccacaccggccatgggactgtgccatcgatctgttaccgggtgagccagtgcccaggggacgcatctaccccctgtcattaccggaggagaaggccatggaggaatacatcaaagaggcccttaGTCAAGGTTACATctgcccgtctacttcccctgctgcttcaagcttcttctttgtggctaagaaggacggaggcttgcggccctgcatcgATTACCGTGCCCTGAATAAAATTACAGTCAAGTTAcgctacccacttcccctcgtcccagcggccctggaacgtctccgcggtgccactgtgttcactaagttggacctccgcagcgcgtataacctcatccggatacgtgagggggacgagtggaagaccgccttcgtcacgcccaccggccactatgaataccttgtgatgccgtatggcctggtcaacgccccctccgtattccaggatttcatacacgaggtgctccgggagttcctccacaGGTTTGTGCTGGTGTACATAgacgacatcctcatctactcccggagcttggccgaacatcgccaccacgttacggaggtcctccaacgcttacggcaattccatctcttcctcaaagctgaaaagtgctccttccaccagccctctgtccagttcctggggtacgtgattgaccacagtggcatccggatgggcGAGGGGAAGGTTTCCGCCATCCAGACCTGGCCCACTCCAACAACCATCAAAGAACTCCAGCGCTTCCTCGgattctccaatttctaccgtCGCTTCATCAAAGATTACAGTACTatcgtcagtccactcaccaacctgctccgtcaccagcccaagtctctgtcctggtccccacaagccaccaacgcctttgaAACCCTCAaaagagccttcaccaccgctcccctcctcgtccaccctaaccctGACCTACCTTTCGTCGTGGAAGTGgatgcctccaccaccggagtgggagcggtcctctctcagcagcaggggatgccaagtagactccatccatgtgccttctcccgcaagctcaacccggcagaggtcaactacgacatcggtgaccgtgagctcctggccgtcaagcttgccctagaagagtggaggcattggtagGAGGGGGCTAACCATCCATTCCAAGTTCTCactgatcataagaaccttGAGTATCTAAAGGCTGCCAAgagactcaaccctcgccaagctcgctgggccatgttcttctcaaGATTCAATTTCTCTATATCCTACCGCCCTGGTTCAAAAAATACGAAAGCTGATGCCCTGTCTCGTCTCCATGCCCCAGACGAAAAGCCTGAAACTCCAGATACTATCCTCCCAGAGTCAATCTTCGTAAGCCCCATCCAATGGTCAGAAGAAACcataccctcctccaatgcctcctcacacactccgccgggttgcccccaaggcttgcaatacgtcacacgggcacgtcgcactccacttctgcacaatgctcactcttcacttggcactggccacccgggggtcaatgagaccctctcgttgctcaaacgacgcttctggtggcccaacatggccaacgacgtcagaaggtacgtgcagggctgcagggagtgcgccatctccaagagcccacgccatcttccaccggcaagctcaatcctctgcccgttcctgagagaccctggtcacacctgggagtggacttcgtcaccgaTCTCCCCGAGTCTGATGGTCACACTTGCATCCTGGTAGTTGTAGATCGCTTCTCAAAATCATGCCGTCTGATccccctggagggtctacctaccgccatggCCACTGCAGAACTGATGTTCAACCATGTCTTTCGTCATTATGGAATACCCGAAGACATCGTCTCCAACAGAGGGCCCCAATTTATCTCCCATGTCTGGAAGgcgttcttctccctcctgggtgtgaccgtcagcctgtcatccggataccatcctcagtcgaacgggcagacggaacggaagatccaggagataggccgcttcctgcgtaccttctgtcacagccaccagaactcctggaaccagtacctggtactcggctaccaacccccactgttcccctgggatggggaaccctccaacgttccggcagtcgactactggttccgggagagcgagagggtttgggactcggctcaccaccaactgcagagagccctgcgcagacgcaagatgacagccgaccttcggcgctccgacgctccagtctaccaaccggggcagaaggtctggctgtccaccagggacatcagaatgcgtctgccctgcaagaagctgagtccccgcttcattggcccgttcaccatc contains the following coding sequences:
- the pik3r6a gene encoding bMERB domain-containing protein 1 isoform X2, yielding MDEKRRASCQYGSLECTKWKTDVDQTEADVVSMADSTITVGDIEGELCKIERIRDILVRRESELRYMMDDIQLCKEITRLKKELQKLLSIPDNDKSNEDKQKEEELLKQIHKLVETRDFLVDDVEFERLREREEDKEMAEFLKSKLPKGSQSKRLQTPYLPVPVVSSISFISCSPRVPTCLCV